ATTGTTCCTACCAGCCCAGAAATTGCAAAATTTGTAAGAGGCAATAGAAAATACAAAAGAATGCTTCCTGTTGGAGTTAGAATCTAAATGACTAACACAACTCCTTTAAAAGATTGAAAAAAGTCTGGAATTACATGTAACTCCAGACTTTTTTATTGTTCAATACAACTTCATTACTTTCATGAAGATGAAACCGCTTGGTGCACAAACTGAAAACGCACCAAACCATCGGTATCAATTTCGGTTAATTCAACCTCTTGTAATGTATTTACCAATTCTGGGTTCCAAGGCACTTTTACTTTAACATAATTTTCAGTAAAACCATGAATATACCCTTCTTTATTCTCACCCTCAAATAAAACCGTTCGTGTAGTTCCTAATTGGCTTTCGTAAAAAGCACGACGTTTTTTAACTGACAGACCGCGTAACATTTTACTGCGCTTATTTCTTACATTTTTTGGCACCACACCATCCATTTCTGTGGCTTCGGTGTTATCGCGCTCAGAATAGGTAAAAACGTGCAAATACGAAATATCCAATTCGTTTAAAAAATTGTAAGTTTCTAAAAAGTGTTCATCGGTTTCACCCGGAAAACCTACAATAACATCAACGCCAATACAGGCATGTGGCATTACTTCCTTAATTTTTGCTACACGATCAACATACAGTTCGCGCATATAGCGACGCTTCATTTTTTTTAAGATGATGTTACTCCCAGATTGCAATGGCACATGAAAATGCGGCACAAAAGCTCTGGATTTCGACACCAAATCTATCGTGTCGTTTTTTAACAGATTGGGCTCAATTGAAGAAATGCGCAAACGTTCAATTCCGTTTACCTTATCCAACTCGGTTACCAAATCCAAAAAGGTGTGTTCGTGCTTTTTATTTCCAAATTCACCTTTTCCGTAATCACCAATATTAACACCCGTAAGCACAATTTCCTTGATATTTTGCTCTGAGATTTCCTTGGCATTTTTGAGTACATTTTCCATGGTATCGCTTCGAGATATGCCTCGAGCCAACGGTATGGTACAATAAGTACACTTATAATCGCACCCATCCTGAACCTTTAAAAACGCCCGGGTTCTATCTCCAATGGAATAACTGCCCACATAAAAATCGGCCTCTTCGATTTCACACGAATGCACCTCGCCAAAATCGTTTTTGGTCAGGTCGTTTAAATAATCGGTAATCTTAAACTTTTCGGTAGCCCCCAAAACCAAATCTACACCATCAACATCGGCAAGTTCTTGTGGTTTTAACTGGGCATAACACCCCACAGCCGCTACAAAAGCTTCCGGATTTGCTTTTTGCGCCTGCTTTACAATAGTCTTAAAACGTTTGTCGGCATTTTCGGTTACCGAGCAGGTGTTAATAACGTAAATATCAGCATTTTCAGAAAAATCAACCCGATCAAAACCTTCGTCGTTAAAACTTCTGGCTATGGTGGATGTTTCCGAAAAATTAAGCTTACAACCCAGTGTATAAAATGCGACTTTTTTATTCATATAACCTTTTATGCCCTTAACTTGTTTCGGGTTTTTATAAAATATATCTTTACATCTAAAAGATTGCAAATTTACAACTAATAAATCACATGATAAAACCTGTTTTAGGCCGAATAATATTCTATTTATCAATTAGTTGTACTTTATTTTTGATTTCTTCCTGCGGAAGCGACACCAATTCCAATAAAGACCATTTGGTTTTTCGATACAACGAATACGCTAACATCAATACACTCGACCCCGCTTTTTCGCGTACTTTGCAAGATAATTCGGTATGCAACCAACTTTACAACGGACTTGTTCAATTGGATGACGAACTCAACATCCTGCCTAGTATTGCTAAAAGTTGGATGGTTTCTGAAGACGGACTAACATACACTTTTCAGTTAAGGGACGATGTGTATTTTCACAAGCATGAATTATTTGGAAAAGACTCCACGAGAACCGTTACAGCTTCAGACTTCACCTATAGCCTAAACCGTTTACGAGACCCTAAAATTGCGGCACCCGGCAGCTGGGTTTTAAACAAGGTGGACGATTTTAAAGCGGTAAGCGATACTGTTTTTAAAATCCAACTAAAACAGCCTTTTCCCGCTTTTATTGGTTTGCTGACCATGAAATACTGTTCGGTAGTACCCAAGGAAATTGTTGAACATTACGGCTCTGAATTTAGGGCACACCCCATAGGTACTGGCCCATTTAAGTTTAAGCGCTGGGAAGAAAACATCAAACTGGTTTTCAGAAAAAACAAAAATTATTTTGAATACGACCAAAACGGCAAGCAACTTCCTTATTTGGAAGCGGTGGCACTTACCTTTTTACCTGATAAACAAAGTGAGTTTTTACAGTTTATTCAGGGCAACCTCGATTTTTTAAACAGTATGGATGCTTCATATAAAGATGAATTATTAACCGCAGACGGCAAACTAAGAAAACGGTACAAAAAAACGGTTAACATGATTCGCGGCCCATATCTAAATACCGAATATTTAGGTTTTTATCTAGATTCTGAAACACCTGAAATACAATCGGAATTGATTAGGAAAGCCATAAATTATGGTTTCGACCGAAAAAAAATGATGATTTACTTGCGAAATGGTATAGGTAACCCGGCCGATGGCGGTTTTATCCCTATTGGTCTGCCTGGGCACAACAAAAACATTGGTTTTACCTACCAACCCAAAAAAGCAAAACAACTGATAGAAAAATTTAAGGCTGAAAGCGGCATTGCAAATCCAGAAATAACGTTGGTTACGACTAGCAATTATTTAAGTTTTTGTGAGTTTATCCAGCGGGAACTGGAAAAGTCTGGACTAACCATTAACGTAGACGTTATGCCAGAGGCTACTTTGCGTGCTGGCCGCTCTAACGGAAAAGTTGATATGTTTAGAAGCTCTTGGATAGCCGACTATTTAGATGCAGAAAACTACCTATCTATATTTTACAGTAAAAATTTTGCCCCTGGTGGCTCTAACTATTTTCATTACAAAAATACAGAATTCGACAGCTTGTACAACAAAGCGTTTACCGTTACCGATATTGAACAACGAAAATTACTTTACACTAAAATGGACTCCTTAGCTATGGATAAAGCATTAATGGTGCCTTTGTATTATGATGAAGTGGTACGATTTACTCAAAAGAATGTGAAAGACTTGGGCATAAACCCTATTAATTTGTTGGATTTAAGACGGGTTAAAAAAACGAAAACCAACTAAACATAGGCTACTCGCCTTCTGCTGGTTTTCCAATGTCATTTATTTCATCTTTTACCACAACAACCGATTTTTTCCATCGGTTCTCAAGCAAGGTATAAAAGCCCCAAAGCGTTAACAATCCTATAGGAAGCGCTAACAGACTGATACCAAAATTTGATTCCCAATTAAACCCCCAACCGAACACGGCCATATCTAAAACAGCTATAATCGCAAGCACCAAAATACCTGATGCATAATAAATAATAATGCTCAAAATAGCAAACAACCACTTACTTTGATCGTATTCCTCGGCTAAATCATAAAATCGTTTTCCTATGAAGTAAATAAGTAAAATTCCAAGCATAATTTATCCCCGTCTATATTTTTTGGTTTGCTCAAAAACATGCTCTAAAATAGCCTTGTCTTGTTCCGAAAATTCAACATTTCTTCTGGACATCACTACTTGGGCCACTTCAAATGATTTTTTTGTCAGGTAGGTTGTAAATCCGCTATTACCGCCCCAGCTAAAACTCGGCACAAAATTTCTAGGAAATCCACTACCAAAAATATTGGCACTTACCCCAACAACAGTACCCGTATTAAACATCGTGTTAATACCACATTTACTATGGTCGCCCATCATGAGGCCACAAAATTGCAATCCCGTTTTGGCAAAACGTTCCGATTGATAGTCCCAAAGGCGCACCTCGGCATAATTGTTTTTAAGGTTGGAGTTATTAGTATCTGCACCCAAATTACACCACTCACCCAAAACCGAATTCCCCAAATATCCGTCATGGCCTTTATTGGAATTCGCAAACATTACAGCGTTATTAATTTCGCCTCCCGCTTTGCAACTTGGCCCAATTGTAGTTGGTCCATAAATTTTAGCACCCATTTTTATGGTTGCGCCGCTACATAAAGCAAATGGCCCCCTAACAATAGCACCTTCCATAATTTCGGCCTTTCTACCAATATATATGGGCCCCTTGCTGGCATTTAAGGTTGCAAACTCTAGTTTTGCCCCTTTTTCGATAAATATATTTTCGGGCGCAATAACATTATTACTAGACGGAATGGGTTGCGATTTTCGGTTTTTTGTAATCAGTGCAAAATCTTCCTGAATGGCCTCGCCGTTTTTAGAGAAAATATTCCAAGTATGTTCTATTTTTATAATCTCCTGGCTGAATTCGATAGCTTCAAAGGCATCAAAATCAATATCCTCTTGCGCCTCCTTCGTAAAAAACGCTATAACATCTTCACCCTTAAAAATGGCTTGGTTTTCCTTTAGGTCTTTTATCATTTCAACCAGTTCCAAATTGGGAAGGTACGATGCGTTTATCATCACGTTTTCTTCCATTTCTACCATAGGAAATTTATCAGATAGATAATCTTCGGTAATTGTTGTGGTTGTTGTATCTAAAAACGATTCCCATTTTTCCCTAATGGTTAAAATACCAACACGGATGTCGGCTACCGGTCTAGTGAATGTAAATGGCAACAAGCTGTTGCGCGACGGACCATCAAAAAGAATATAGTTCATAATTGCAGCTGGTATAAAAAGGAAGGCAGAAATTTTACGTTCTTTTATCCAAAAATGTTTTGCTTACTCAAATGTAACTTAATTGTACAAAACAAAAAAGCCTTTCATTGCTGAAAGGCTTTAAAATATTTCTAAGCTAAATTTATTTTTTGAATTTAGCGTATTTGTTTTTGAATTTATCAATACGACCAGCAGTATCCACCAATTTAGATTTACCAGTGTAGTAAGGATGCGATGTTCTAGAAATCTCCATTTTCACTAATGGATACTCAACACCTTCAACCTCGATAGTTTCATTAGTTTCTGCGGTAGATTTTGTTAAAAACACATCGTCGTTAGACATATCTTTAAACGCCACTACTCTATAATTTTCTGGATGTATACCTTTTCTCATCGCTAAATGCTTTTTATTCTTTTCAATTTTGGAAGTGCAAATTTAAGCAATTTTTACAAATGCGCAACACTTTTTAATATTTTTTATTCTATCTACAAATGTAACGTTTTAGTATCTTTGATTACTAACAAACCAACTAAAAATAACAATCAAAATATCATGGAAAAATCTTTAAAATCAATTGCTACAAATTACGGGCTTTACTTGGGTATTTTACTTTCGCTCATCACTGTATTATCTTATGCGATTAACATAGAATTGTTAACCAATATGTGGGTAGGCATATTTATTTTAATAGCCATTATAGTTATAGGCATAATATCGGTTGCCAAAACAAAACAAGCGCAAAACGGTTTTGCCAGTTTTAAAGAAGCGTTTACTTCATTTTTCATAACTGTTCTTATTGGTTTGCTAATAAGTACTTTTGTTTCTTTTTTGTTGTTCAATGTCATTGACACCGAAGCAGCAGAAACTTTAAAACAAAAAACTTTAGAACAGACCGTTGAAATGATGGAAGGCTTTAATGCTCCGGTTGAAACCATAGACCAAGCCATTGAACAAATTGAATCACAAAACCAATATTCCATAGGAAACATTCTTAAAGGTTTAGCTGGTTATTTGGTGCTTTTTAGCATTATTGGTTTAATTGTTGCCGCTGCACTGAAAAAAAGTAATCCAGAGGCCGAATAAATTCAGTACTTTTGACCTATTGAATTTTGAAAACATCTAAATGAACATATCTGTAGTTATACCACTACTTAACGAACAGGAGTCTTTAAAAGAATTGCACGATTGGATTGTAAGGGTTATAACGTCCAACGGCTTTTCGTACGAAATTATCTTTATTGATGATGGTAGTACAGACAGTTCATGGCCTACTATTGTAAACCTTTCGGAAGAAAACAGTAACGTAAAAGGGATTCGGTTTTTAAAAAACTTTGGAAAATCGCAAGCACTGCATGCCGGCTTCGATAAAGCCGTGGGCAACGTGGTGATTACCATGGATGCCGATTTACAGGACAGTCCAGACGAAATCCCCGAACTGTACCAAATGATTACAAAAGAAGGTTTCGACTTGGTTTCGGGCTGGAAAAAGAAACGCTACGATTCGGTGATTTCAAAAAATATGCCTTCAAAACTGTTCAATTGGGCCGCCAGAAAAACATCTGGAGTAAAACTCAACGATTTTAACTGTGGCCTGAAAGCCTATAAAATTGATGTAGTAAAAAATATTGATGTTAATGGTGAAATGCATCGTTACATTCCGGTGCTTTCAAAAAACGCTGGTTTTACTAAAATAGGCGAGAAAGTAGTACAGCACCAGGCCCGTAAATACGGTGTTACCAAATTTGGCATGAACCGCTTTATCCACGGCTTTTTAGATTTAATTACCATCTGGTTTTTATCGCGTTTTGGCAAACGCCCCATGCATTTGTTTGGCGCATTGGGCTTTCTAATGTTTGCCATAGGTTTTGCTTTTTCGATGTATTTGGGTATCGATAAGTTGTTTTTGAATCCATCTGGAAGACTTATTACGCAGCGTCCACAATTTTATATAGCCCTTTCCACAATGGTTATCGGAACTCAATTTTTCGTGGCTGGTTTTTTAGGTGAAATTGTTCTTCGCAACAAATCCGACAAAAAACGCTACTTAATTAAAGAGAAATTAAATTAAAACTAAAATTTTTCAAACTATTTATTAACTTTAAAACATCAACCAACTTAAGGTTGATTTTTAGCTATTAATTAACTTTGAACTAAACTTTCACGATTATTATGATACACATTGAACCAAAAATTTTAGAGCGAATTAATGCTTGGCTTACCCCTGCATTTGATAAAAAAACACAGGCAACAATTAAAGACAGCATTGCCAACAACCCAAAGGACATTCAAGAAAGTTTTTACAAAGATTTGGAGTTTGGCACTGGAGGCATGCGAGGTATCATGGGTGTTGGCACCAACAGAATTAACAAATATACACTAGGAAAAAGCACTCAAGGTTTGAGCAATTACCTTCACAAACAATTTTCTGGTGAAAAAATAAAAACAGTTATTGCTTACGATTGCCGCCACAACAGTAAAACCTTGGCTAAAGTCGTTGCCGATGTGTTTTCTGCAAATGGCATTGAAGTGTATCTGTTTGAAGATTTACGCCCAACGCCAGAATTATCGTTTGCCGTTAGACATTTAAATTGCCATTGCGGCATTGTATTAACCGCTTCGCACAACCCACCAGAGTACAATGGTTATAAAGTGTATTGGCAAGATGGCGGACAATTAGTGCCACCGCACGATAGTGCCGTTATCGACATGATTAACGATTTGGATTATGCCGACATAAAATTTAAGGCCAATGACGATTTAATACATTACATAGGCAAAGATGTTGATGCCGACTTTGTTGATGCTTCGGTTGAAAACGGATGTGTTGGCGCAACCCAAGCCGCTAAAGACGATTTAACTATTGTATTTACCTCGCTTCACGGCACATCGATTACGGCCGTTCCCGAAACTTTAAAGCAAGCAGGTTACAAAAACGTCCATATTGTAAAAGAACAGGAAACTCCCGATGGCGATTTCCCAACAGTAAAATCACCAAACCCTGAAGAACCTGCCGCATTAAAAATGGCTTTGGAACTCGCTGAAAAAGTAAATGCCGATATCGTTATAGGTACCGACCCCGATTGCGACAGACTAGGTGTTGCTGTTCGTAATTCTGAAAAAAAACTACAATTATTGAACGGAAATCAGACTATGATTATGATGACTGATTTCCTACTAAAACAATGGAAAGCGGAAGGAAAAATAAAAGGAAAGGAATTTATTGCTACAACCATTGTGTCTACGCCTATGCTTAACAAACTTGCCGATGCCTATGGTGTGGATAATAAAATTGTACTGACTGGTTTTAAATGGATTGCCAAACTCATTCATGATTTTGACGACTTAAGTTTTATTGGCGGTGGTGAAGAAAGTTTTGGCTATTTGGTTGGTGATTTTGTTCGCGATAAAGATGCTGTAACCTCAACACTTTTGGCTTGCGAAATCGCTGCTATTACAAAATCTAACGGCAGTTCGTTCTATGAAGAACTTTTAAAACTCTATGTTGAACACGGGTGCTTCAAGGAAAAACTTGTTTCGCTAACCAAAAAAGGCATTGAAGGCGCCGAAGAAATAAAACAAATGATGACCGATGCCCGCAACAATACACTTAAAGTTATAAATGGCTCAAAAGTCGTAAAATTTGAAGATTACGATCTATCTATTCGTAAAAACATGGTTACAGGTGAGGAAAGTGCTATAGATATTCCAAAATCAAATGTACTGATTTATTACACTGAAGATGGTAGCCAAGTGGCGTTAAGGCCTAGTGGTACAGAACCCAAAATAAAGTTCTACGTTAGTGTTAATACGAAATTAGACAGCGTTTCAAATTTTAATCAGACTGAGGCCGATTTGGATGCTAAAGCCGAAGCGATTTTAAAAGACATGAAATTAATTTAATAACACGTATCTTTGCACAAAACTACATGCTTTTATGGTTTCCATAAAAGCATGTTTTATAAATAGACAATTCTGATTTAATGAATCATTTTTATAACATCTTAAGATACGCTAAACCTTATAAAAAATATGCTTTCGGGCATATTGTATCCAATATTTTTTATGCGCTGTTTGGCACATTGTCGTTCATTGCATTAATACCAATGTTAGACATCCTATTTGAAAAAAAGGACGAGACCGTACAAATAACAAAACCGATTTACGAGGGCATATCCCATCTAAAAGATTACTATAAAGATTTTTTGGCTTACCATGTAAACCAATACGCAGAAAACAACCCGCAAAAAGCATTACTTTTGGTTGTTGGACTTATTATATCCTTATTTTTACTAAAAAATATTTTCGGTTATTTAGCCAATTATTTCATGGTTTTTTTAAGAAATGGTGTGGTAAGAGACCTGCGGAATGCCGTATATTCAAAAACCGTCGAGCTTCCCCTTTCCTATTTCTCAGAACAAAAAAAGGGCGATATTATGGCACGTGTAACTAACGATGTAGCCACACTTCAATATTCCATGCTACCTGTTTTAGAACTCATCGCCAGAGAACCCCTTATGATAATTTTCACCTTAATTGGCATGGTTATCTTGAGTGCAAAACTCACAATTTTCGTATTTATATTTATTCCTATTTCGGGTATAATCATTTCCCGTATCGGAAAAAGTTTAAAACGTAAATCTGATCGCGTTCAAAACGAACAGGGCGTTATACTTTCCACTTTGGAGGAAACCCTAACAGGATTACGCATTATAAAAGGGTTTAACGCCGAAAAAAAATTCGACGATAAGTTTAGAGCATCCTCAAATCGGTTTTATAACTTTTCAAATAAACTATTGAACCGCCAAAACTTGGCCTCACCAACAAGTGAGTTTTTGGGTATTTTGGTCATTTCTATTTTATTATGGTATGGCGGTCAATTGGTATTGGTTGATGGCTCACTTGATGGTAGTTCGTTTATTGCGTTTATGGGGCTAGCCTACAATATTATGGTGCCGGCAAAAGCTATTTCCAGAGGACTTTACAACATCAAACAAGGCAATGCGGCCGCCGAACGTATTCAGGAAATCATCGACACACCTAACCCGTTAAAAGATAAAAATAATGCCATTGAAAAAACAGATTTCAATTCTGAAATTAAATTCAAAGACATTTCGTTTAAATATCAAGATGATTACGTATTAAAGAATTTTTCTTTAACCATTCCCAAAGGAAAAACCGTGGCCTTGGTAGGGCAATCAGGAAGTGGTAAATCTACTATTGCCAATTTAATTACGCGCTTTTATCACGTCAATAAAGGAGAGATTTTAATCGATGATATAAATATAAATGATATCACTACGAGTTCGTTACGCAAACAATTGGGTATTGTTACCCAAGATGCCATATTGTTTAACGACACCATAAAAAACAATCTGAAATTGGGCAACGACAATGCAACTGATGAGGCAGTTATTGAAGCCTTAAAAATTGCTAACGCTTGGGAATTTGTAAAAGATTTGCCCGAAGGTATTGAAACAAATATAGGCGATTCTGGAAATAAACTTTCAGGTGGACAGAAACAGCGATTGAGCATTGCCCGCGCCGTTCTTAAAAGTCCACCTATTATGGTTTTAGACGAGGCGACTTCGGCACTAGATACAGAAAGTGAACGTTTGGTACAAGTGGCCTTAGAAAACATGATGAAAAACAGGACATCAATCGTTATTGCCCACAGATTATCTACCATTCAAAATGCCGATGAGATTGTTGTTCTCAACAAAGGACAAATTGTTGAACAAGGAAAGCATAACGAACTCATTGCTAAAAAAGGTGTTTACCAAAAACTCGTTGAAATGCAAAGTTTTGAATAAAATTGGATTTGGCATAAAAAAAGGATAGAGATTTGGGGGCTTCTATCCTTTTTTTTGTTCTGTTAGACTTGGGGCATCTAACAACTTTTAGTAGGTTTCTGTTACAAACATAAGTCATTAATACTTTTCAAGCAAGAAAAAATGCATTTAATCGTGTTTTAAATACACTTTATCGATAAAAACAAACTCAAACTATTGATTTTCAGAGACATAAACTTTAGCCCTAAAAACCAATAATCAGCTCTTAAACTTTTACTATATTTAACAGTCTAAATTATAAAGTGTATTTGTGACGGACGAAGCGCAACTTTTAGAACAACTAAAATCGGAACAACATAAGGATGAGGCTTTTAAAACCCTGATTTCGCTCTACAAAGAACGCTTATATTGGCATATTCGAAACATTGTTAAGTCGCACGACGACACTGACGATGTGCTTCAAAATACATTCATTAAAATCTACAAAAACATTCATAAATTTAAAGGAGAAAGCAAATTGTTTTCATGGATGTACCGCATTGCAACAAACGAATCTATAACCTTTATAAACAAAAGGGCTAAACAATTAAAAACCACAAACGAAGAAGTACAGCAACAAGCCTTAAACAATTTAAAATCGGATGTTTATTTTGAAGGCACCGAAATCCAGTTAAAATTACAAAAAGCCATAGCTACACTACCTGAAAAGCAGCAATTGGTGTTTAACATGAAGTATTTTCAAGACTTAAAATATAAAGATATGTCTGAAATTTTACAAACAAGTGAAGGAGCACTAAAGGCATCATATCACATAGCCGTAAAAAAAATTGAAGACTATTTAACTAAAAATTAAACCTTTATAAAAAAAGTAAGTCTTACAAATAGCAATGAAAGATAAAAAAATGCATAGCATCAAAAAAACAGGATTTAAAGTACCAAACAATTATTTTGATACTTTAGAAGACGATCTGTTGCCAGAAATCAAGTTAAAAACCAATCTTGAGCGTTCTGGTTTTACCGTACCCAAAACCTATTTTAGCGATTTAGATAGTGACATAATCAACAAAATACAAAAAGAAAACGAGCCAAAAGTTATTTCAATAGTCAGCAAAAAGAACTTGATTTATATTTCGAGTGTAGCAGCTGCTGTATTGTTACTTTTTAGTTTGTCTGTATTGAACACCAAGCCCGAAACAACTTTTGACAGCCTAGATGTTCAAACTGTTGAAAACTATATTTTAGAAGAAGACATTGGCGCCTATGAAATAAATACCACCCTAACAGAAGACGACTTTTACGCAGAGAATTTCACCGATGTTACAATTGACGATGATTCCTTTGAAACTTATATCTTAAACGATATAAACATAGAAGACATCATGTTAGAATAAAAACGCACCATGAAAAAACTTATACTATTCATATCATTACTGTTTTTCATCTCCATAAATGCATTTTCGCAGCACCATGGCGATAAATTTAAAAAACTAAAAATACCTTTTATCTCAGAGCGGGTTAACTTAACACCCGAGGAAGCCGAAAAATTCTGGCCTATTTATAATGCTTATGAAGAAATCGCGTCTAAATTAAAGCACGAAAAAATACGCGGCATCCATAAAGAAATAAAAAAGAACCGTGATGCTATAAGTGAAGCCAAGGCAAAAGAATTACTTGAAAAACTAACCAATTACGAAAAAGAACTTCATGACGAAGAAATGAAACTCAATAAGCAGTTGCAAAAAATTATTTCGAATAAAAAAATCATACTTCTCAAAATGGCCGAAGAAGATTTTAAAAAGCGGCTTTTTGACAGATATGTAAACAAAAAAATAAAACACCGAATGGAAAATAAAAAGGACAAATAGAACGATCCTTTTTTATTCCTTAAAAGTAAGCTTTGAAATCCGTCCAGCCCCAGCAACATAAGCTACACTATCGTTTAAAAACCTAATGGTGTAAAACCCTTCATCACTCAAGTGTTTCCATGACCCTCCGGAATCATTACTAAAATCGATACCTTTAAAACCAACAGCTACAAGTTCCTTAGCATTTCCGTTTGGCACATATTGCACACAACTTCTGTACCCAGGGTTTTGGTTTTGAGCTACCAAATGCCATGTTTTGCCGCCATCGGTAGTTTTAATTTTGTTCGCCGCATTAGCATCTGGATTAGTATAATCGCCACCAATGGCAAAACCGTTTAGTTCATCATAAAAATCGATGGAATAAATGCCCTCGGTTTCCTTTTCCTTAACGATTGGCGTATCGAAAACCTGCCATGTTTTAGCTTTATCAGGAGAATAATACACGCGTCCCGCCGTAGTGGCCACCCAAGTACTTTCCCCTATTATGGCAATATTCGTATCGCTAGCGGCAAAAGCACCTTCGTTATCGAGGCCTTTGGGCAATTGGTTACACGGTAATTTTGTCCAAGTATCACCGCCATCTCTGGTAACGATAATACTTAAACAGCCATCGGTAGAGTCGCCAATAGCAATACCTTCGTGGTTATTCCAAAAATCCATGGAATCGTAAAAAGTTTTGGGGTGGTTTTCTTGGTAAACTATTTTAATTGAATCCTTCTGTATTTTAAAAATAAAAGTGGGACTTCCTATCGTAATGACAAATCCGTGAGCAACCGCCCTGAAGTTAAGCTCTAAAGAATCGGAGACAGGTATAGGGTAATAAATAGCTTTTTCATTTGTAAAACCTAAGTCTCCATTGGAAGTTGCAAAAAACAAATTCCCGGTTTCATCTCCCAATTCAATGGCCCTAACATTCAAAAGCGAATCCTGTAAAATCGTTTCAATTTCAACGTCATTAAAATCCTTAGGAATAACATTTTTCCTTTTTGCACAGGAAAATAACACCAAAACAAGCACCACCAGGGACACATTTCTTTTCATAAAACATGAATTTTAAAGAAAGATAGTGCTATTCGCTCTAAAAATAAAAACATTCGAGAATTCGTAGCATTTAACGTAACTTTGCAGCCTGATTTATACAACATGCGATTACACAGAAATTTATGCTTTGCGGTTATTGATGGATTAACCCTAATTTTTAACGAAGGAAAGTACGCCGATAAAGTCATCCAACAATTGTTAAAACGTGATAAACGTTGGGGCTCTCGCGACC
This genomic stretch from Flavobacteriaceae bacterium GSB9 harbors:
- a CDS encoding type B 50S ribosomal protein L31 — protein: MRKGIHPENYRVVAFKDMSNDDVFLTKSTAETNETIEVEGVEYPLVKMEISRTSHPYYTGKSKLVDTAGRIDKFKNKYAKFKK
- a CDS encoding GlmU family protein; translation: MNYILFDGPSRNSLLPFTFTRPVADIRVGILTIREKWESFLDTTTTTITEDYLSDKFPMVEMEENVMINASYLPNLELVEMIKDLKENQAIFKGEDVIAFFTKEAQEDIDFDAFEAIEFSQEIIKIEHTWNIFSKNGEAIQEDFALITKNRKSQPIPSSNNVIAPENIFIEKGAKLEFATLNASKGPIYIGRKAEIMEGAIVRGPFALCSGATIKMGAKIYGPTTIGPSCKAGGEINNAVMFANSNKGHDGYLGNSVLGEWCNLGADTNNSNLKNNYAEVRLWDYQSERFAKTGLQFCGLMMGDHSKCGINTMFNTGTVVGVSANIFGSGFPRNFVPSFSWGGNSGFTTYLTKKSFEVAQVVMSRRNVEFSEQDKAILEHVFEQTKKYRRG
- the mtaB gene encoding tRNA (N(6)-L-threonylcarbamoyladenosine(37)-C(2))-methylthiotransferase MtaB, giving the protein MNKKVAFYTLGCKLNFSETSTIARSFNDEGFDRVDFSENADIYVINTCSVTENADKRFKTIVKQAQKANPEAFVAAVGCYAQLKPQELADVDGVDLVLGATEKFKITDYLNDLTKNDFGEVHSCEIEEADFYVGSYSIGDRTRAFLKVQDGCDYKCTYCTIPLARGISRSDTMENVLKNAKEISEQNIKEIVLTGVNIGDYGKGEFGNKKHEHTFLDLVTELDKVNGIERLRISSIEPNLLKNDTIDLVSKSRAFVPHFHVPLQSGSNIILKKMKRRYMRELYVDRVAKIKEVMPHACIGVDVIVGFPGETDEHFLETYNFLNELDISYLHVFTYSERDNTEATEMDGVVPKNVRNKRSKMLRGLSVKKRRAFYESQLGTTRTVLFEGENKEGYIHGFTENYVKVKVPWNPELVNTLQEVELTEIDTDGLVRFQFVHQAVSSS
- a CDS encoding DUF4199 domain-containing protein; this translates as MEKSLKSIATNYGLYLGILLSLITVLSYAINIELLTNMWVGIFILIAIIVIGIISVAKTKQAQNGFASFKEAFTSFFITVLIGLLISTFVSFLLFNVIDTEAAETLKQKTLEQTVEMMEGFNAPVETIDQAIEQIESQNQYSIGNILKGLAGYLVLFSIIGLIVAAALKKSNPEAE
- a CDS encoding glycosyltransferase family 2 protein, with the translated sequence MNISVVIPLLNEQESLKELHDWIVRVITSNGFSYEIIFIDDGSTDSSWPTIVNLSEENSNVKGIRFLKNFGKSQALHAGFDKAVGNVVITMDADLQDSPDEIPELYQMITKEGFDLVSGWKKKRYDSVISKNMPSKLFNWAARKTSGVKLNDFNCGLKAYKIDVVKNIDVNGEMHRYIPVLSKNAGFTKIGEKVVQHQARKYGVTKFGMNRFIHGFLDLITIWFLSRFGKRPMHLFGALGFLMFAIGFAFSMYLGIDKLFLNPSGRLITQRPQFYIALSTMVIGTQFFVAGFLGEIVLRNKSDKKRYLIKEKLN
- a CDS encoding ABC transporter substrate-binding protein, coding for MIKPVLGRIIFYLSISCTLFLISSCGSDTNSNKDHLVFRYNEYANINTLDPAFSRTLQDNSVCNQLYNGLVQLDDELNILPSIAKSWMVSEDGLTYTFQLRDDVYFHKHELFGKDSTRTVTASDFTYSLNRLRDPKIAAPGSWVLNKVDDFKAVSDTVFKIQLKQPFPAFIGLLTMKYCSVVPKEIVEHYGSEFRAHPIGTGPFKFKRWEENIKLVFRKNKNYFEYDQNGKQLPYLEAVALTFLPDKQSEFLQFIQGNLDFLNSMDASYKDELLTADGKLRKRYKKTVNMIRGPYLNTEYLGFYLDSETPEIQSELIRKAINYGFDRKKMMIYLRNGIGNPADGGFIPIGLPGHNKNIGFTYQPKKAKQLIEKFKAESGIANPEITLVTTSNYLSFCEFIQRELEKSGLTINVDVMPEATLRAGRSNGKVDMFRSSWIADYLDAENYLSIFYSKNFAPGGSNYFHYKNTEFDSLYNKAFTVTDIEQRKLLYTKMDSLAMDKALMVPLYYDEVVRFTQKNVKDLGINPINLLDLRRVKKTKTN